The DNA sequence GGCTCTCTCTTGCTGCAGCGTGAGGCAGCTGCCGGCCAGTCGGCCTTCcgttttcttcttctttaccCTTCTGTggcctctccagcttcagcagctcctgcccacagccagtaAGCGCTCCGCCTGTCCCTCTGCGCTCCCGCGCCGCGAGGAgagggaggccaggcagagacagcccacgcaagcctgaggctgctgctttcaaCGGCATCCCCGGGGGACGAAGGGACAACCGCACCCACAGCGtggcctctgggagagggaaagaggcagcagtgacCGTTATTACCGCTGCTCGACCCTGGCCGGAGCCCCCTCCTTCCGCAGGGGCTTCCGCAGACGCCGCTCGTTCCCCGTGCCGCTGCTAGCGGCACCCACGTTGAGGGAGACTCGAGAATACCGCAGGGCCGGCTTGCTGCCCTCACGACAGGGctcgggggctgcctgcggACACAGCACAGGCTCcaggggaggggctggagctgggggcagccgcacgggccgagcggggccgggggagctcTGGCGACTCGGGGAGGCGCCCGCTGGCCGCGCGCCTccgtcccctcttcccttctaccGGCGGCTCTCGGAGAACTCCCCGGCGCTGCCCTGGCCCGGCTCGCCTCCGGCGGACCAGGAGCCTGCCGCAGTGGCCGCTTCGCAGCTTCccggcccggcagccccgggcggcCAGCGGCCAGGaggcaccccccgcccccgcccccgccggagGGGATCGCTCGCCTCACCCGCGGTCCCGGCGCTCGCCCGCTGCCGCCGAGACCCGCGCCCTGCGCACCGCCACGCGGCTCCCGGGGACCGCGCATGCGCCGGAGGGGCCGGAGCCGGCGCGCGAACGCCGGGCTGCCCCACGCGCAGGACGGCGCATGCGCCCGGGAGGCGCGTCCGCACGGCTGGTCGGGGAGCGGGCGCAGCGGGAAGCCCGCGGAAAACCACGCGAAACCGGCGACGCTCCTGAGTCTGAGCCGGTCGGACtccgggggccgcggcggcggcagcagcgagGACTACGCCGCGCCCGAGAGCCACGCTGCTGCCCGGCCGCCGAGTCCGCGAAAACTACAGCTCCCGGCATGCCCCGGGAGGCAGCCCGCCCTGCTGCCTGACCCCGCGGGGACGCCGCTTCCGTTTCCGCCCACCCCCACGCCGGCGCAGCCGCAGTCCCCGCCGAGCCCCCAGCGCGGCTCCGTGCAGCTCTggcgcgctcccgccgccgccgctccggcacggcgcggccccccccgcccggctgCGGCTCGGGGCAGCGCCCGCGCCGCCTCCCGCTCCTTCacggcgccccccccccgcccctgcgCTCGCActcccgccgcctcctcctcctctcccccactctctcccccccctccccctgcttcTCTGTTCATCTCCCCCTCCGCCTCCTCTCCTCGGGCGCGGCCCCCCCGCCGGCTGACGGCTggggcagcgcccgccgccggccgctccgcccgcccctccccgcccggcTGCGGCTCGGGCATCGCCCGCGCGCGCTCCGCGCGGCGCGGGCCCCCCAACCCGCTGCCGCTCCGTGGTCCGACACGGACCCGCTCTGTCCTCCTCGGGGTTTTCCCCGGGACCCGCCCGGGCGATTGCGCAGCCCCCGCCACGGGGCCCGCgcccgacccccccccctcggCCGACGTGCTCCCAGCCCCCCTGTGaggccccccccgcccccccccccccggcctcggCACGGGCGGCCCCCACCTCCCCCGGGCCACCCCCCGCCTGGACGTTCGCGGTCCGAGgggcgcccggccccgctcaccTTCTCCCGAGGGGCCAGCCGCAGCCCGGccactgctctgctcctgcctgggctcCCACCGGCCCTGCCGCGGCCcctcccccggcagcccccccccttTCCAGGGAGGGGCCGTCGCCATCAGCCTCACTGCCCGCACCTggggctcctccagccccggccCGCAGCTGTGGTACCGAAAAGCCGCAATCAAACTCTGAACAACCATGGGAAGTTAAGAAGCAGCGCTTCGTTTATGGAATGAAAGGTGTCAAGAGTCATCTTATTTTGAAGAGTTGTTAACTGGGGTAAAACTACAGATTTTAATACccatcttattttccttctaagaCTTGGCAATTGCCAGGTATCTTCTTTTCGATTACCCAGGTCCACCATCGAGGCCACAAGGGAGATTTCttcagagagaggaagagtTATTAAGTCTGAAGtccattatttgcttttgtccttCGTGAAAAGGTGAGTGGATCATGTATCATCACTATTCACCCAAACAGTTAACCCTAAACTTTTCACCTGTCCTTTAATACAGTCAATTCcaagctaatttttttccatcattaaGAGGGGACCCAggatcatttaaaatgttattatacTTTCTACAAATACATCCCCCATCTTAGAGCTTTAGCTACTAGAGAAAGTCTTTGGATTTGGGGGTCAGAGGAGTTGCAAGTATAAACTTTCATACCGTTCTGTTCAGGATGTGTGATTTTTCTCCGTTTGTCTAAACCGATCTAAATTTCCATAGATGGTCCTGACTCTGGGTGGATCTAACAAGGATCCTGGAACTCCAGTAAATTCTAAACATCGTTTTAGATTTTAAATAGGATCCCGAGCTCCTTTTTGCACTTGTCTCTACGGTTTTGGCAACTGACAGCCCCACGGGGTGTTTGTACAAGTTGCTCCCTGAGGGcgataaattaattcttttgtcCGTGAGGTGGATGGTTTGGTAATGTTATTATTCAAAATGCTATAATTCCTTctttcaaattgaaaaaaataattgccttttAAATCCATCCAGTTTAATTTGCTAAAATGATTCTCATCGTTCTACGTCTTTTCTCAAGTTTTGGTTAAATTCAATGTCAGTATTCTCCACGGAACTAGATTTTCATCTGACTTTGGAATCGGAAGGCAGGCTGTTATCGAGGTTAAATTTTGTGTCTTTACAAAACTTTGAATCAATTGCAAaactaggttttattttttttaatcaaagttaCAAGAACGGTGAATATCAAGATTAATAGCTCAGAcaataattgtttcattttgtttaccTTGCGTTTAGAACCCCTcgaaaaaaatacttaaacccTGTAACACACAAAAAGATTACTGCCCTTGGCAATACTCCTAATAGCAACCCCAATATTATAAACTTTACACAATTGTTTTCCCAAATAGATAACGTGAAACTTACTTGGAGGTTTTCAGTTTCAAAGGGCCAGTTTCTTTAGACTTCCAATTTCCTGTTGGTGCTTTCTGTATTCTTGAATAATGAAGCCAAGGTTCTTCTCCCAGACCTTTACTGCTGTAAGTGTTGTTAAAATGACTCGATATGGTCCTTGCCGCTTCTCAGCGATTTTATATATATTCCATCTCCGGGTCGGAAGGGATGCGCTGCTACGTCCAATTCTAAGGGTCCAGCTGCGGAGACATACTGACGAAGTTCTTGAAAAGAATTGCTTAAAGAAATCAtaacaccttttaaaaacatatctcCAAAGGCACTCAAGGTACGCAGAACATAGGACTCTTGATACGGTCTTTCATATAACATTGCATAAtgacttaaattttctttctcttctggctATACTCTGATTCTTAATAGAGCCATCGGTAAGGCTTTAACCCATGTGAGTGAGGTTTCCTGACAAATTTTACTCAACTGTTGCTTAAGGCTATAGTTCATTCattcttcccccccgccccccgccgcttGCTTGTGGTCCATATGGGGTGTGATAGTCTCAACCTCTAGATAATACTTTGCTCAACTTGTCTCATAATCTTTGCTATACAATGAGGGCCATTGTCAGATGACATTCTTACGGGCACCCCATATTTTGGTATTACGTCTTTGAGCAAGACTTTGACTACTTCTCTCGCTTTGTTGGTGCGACAAGGGAAAGCCTCGGGCCACCCNNNNNNNNNNNNNNNNNNNNNNNNNNNNNNNNNNNNNNNNNNNNNNNNNNNNNNNNNNNNNNNNNNNNNNNNNNNNN is a window from the Aquila chrysaetos chrysaetos unplaced genomic scaffold, bAquChr1.4, whole genome shotgun sequence genome containing:
- the LOC115337966 gene encoding formin-like protein 16, giving the protein MRRRGRSRRANAGLPHAQDGACAREARPHGWSGSGRSGKPAENHAKPATLLSLSRSDSGGRGGGSSEDYAAPESHAAARPPSPRKLQLPACPGRQPALLPDPAGTPLPFPPTPTPAQPQSPPSPQRGSVQLWRAPAAAAPARRGPAAAPWSDTDPLCPPRGFPRDPPGRLRSPRHGARARPPPLGRRAPSPPGGAVAISLTARTWGSSSPGPQLWYRKAAIKL